In Cynocephalus volans isolate mCynVol1 chromosome 3, mCynVol1.pri, whole genome shotgun sequence, one DNA window encodes the following:
- the GJD2 gene encoding gap junction delta-2 protein — protein MGEWTILERLLEAAVQQHSTMIGRILLTVVVIFRILIVAIVGETVYDDEQTMFVCNTLQPGCNQACYDRAFPISHIRYWVFQIIMVCTPSLCFITYSVHQSAKQRERRYSTVFLALDRDPSESMGGTGGSGGGGSGGGKREDKKLQNAIVNGVLQNTENTNKETEPDCLEVKELTPHPSGLRTAAKSKLRRQEGISRFYIIQVVFRNALEIGFLVGQYFLYGFSVPGLYECNRYPCIKEVECYVSRPTEKTVFLVFMFAVSGICVVLNLAELNHLGWRKIKLAVRGAQAKRKSVYEIRNKDLPRVSVPNFGRTQSSDSAYV, from the exons ATGGGGGAATGGACCATCTTGGAGAGGCTGCTGGAAGCCGCGGTGCAGCAGCACTCCACTATGATCGGGAG GATCCTGTTGACTGTGGTGGTGATCTTCCGGATCCTCATTGTGGCCATTGTGGGAGAGACGGTGTACGATGATGAACAGACCATGTTTGTGTGCAACACCCTGCAGCCCGGCTGTAACCAGGCCTGCTATGACCGCGCCTTCCCTATCTCCCACATACGTTACTGGGTCTTCCAAATCATAATGGTGTGTACCCCGAGTCTCTGCTTCATTACCTACTCTGTGCACCAGTCTGCCAAGCAGCGAGAACGCCGATACTCTACTGTCTTCCTAGCCCTCGACAGAGACCCCTCTGAGTCCATGGGGGGTACTGGAGGATCTGGAGGTGGGGGCAGTGGTGGGGGCAAACGAGAAGATAAGAAGTTGCAAAATGCTATTGTCAATGGGGTGCTGCAGAACACAGAGAACACCAACAAGGAGACAGAGCCAGATTGTTTAGAGGTTAAGGAGCTGACCCCACACCCATCAGGGCTGCGCACTGCAGCGAAATCCAAGCTCCGAAGGCAGGAAGGCATCTCTCGCTTCTACATTATCCAAGTGGTGTTCCGAAATGCCCTGGAGATTGGGTTTCTGGTGGGCCAATACTTTCTCTATGGCTTCAGTGTCCCAGGGTTGTATGAGTGTAACCGGTACCCCTGCATCAAGGAGGTGGAATGTTATGTGTCCCGGCCCACTGAGAAGACCGTCTTTCTAGTGTTCATGTTCGCTGTCAGCGGCATCTGTGTTGTGCTGAACCTGGCTGAACTCAACCACCTGGGATGGCGCAAGATCAAGCTGGCTGTGCGAGGGGCCCAGGCCAAGAGGAAGTCAGTCTATGAGATCCGTAACAAGGACCTGCCCCGGGTCAGTGTTCCCAATTTTGGCAGGACTCAGTCCAGTGACTCTGCCTATGTGTGA